From the genome of Nicotiana sylvestris chromosome 1, ASM39365v2, whole genome shotgun sequence:
AAATTCCTCTCAAACCTCACAAAGGTCAAATCTGGGCGGGCATGCATGGGTTTCTAAGGAGATTTGAGCCGGAAAAAGGTGTCCCTTGTCTGTTCTCAAGGGGGAACATTCATTTGACACCTCTTTTTGGATTTAAATCGAAGAAGACGGGTCTAGCCGAAACAACCGGACAATCATGGCAGTAGGTACTCGATTCCTCTTcctttcttctattctctcatcgTCCTGCTTTTCTTTAGCTTTTTGTCATCTTCTTCTactctttctgtttttcttttggCCAGAAAGCGAAATGGGTTAATTAGTCTTAGTTTTAGGTCTGTCAGATGTTGTTTTCCCTCCCTTGTGTTTAATTTTCTTTGTTAGTCAGTTATTTTAGGTTTAAAATCATGAGTTTGAAATTAGGTCATTAGGTTTCCAGTTTTTCAATTAAGGTTTAGTTTACGTTTAATAGTCAACATATTAGTATGGTTGATTTAATTGCTTCAAAAGTTGAAATAGGTTCATTCATCGACTGTTTCTTTTGATTAATAATAGTCCCAGTTAGTTTAAGTGTATTTGTTTACAAACTATTATTTTCGAGTGTCTCTTTTGAAGTCCATTGTTTTTAATTCAAAGGTTATTTGTTTAAATTTCCATTTGAGTCCATTCCTTTATGATTTGAGATTCAATTTGGGCTGTTATTACACAAGCCCATGGGTTGGGTTGGGTTGGGTCCTGGGTTAATTTGACCCAGGAGTGATGTCTTGAAGGTAAATATAAAGGTGTCAAGGGCTATTCTGGTCATTTTAACTCAGGGGAATCTTGCCTAACTAACTATGAAGCTACCAGGAAATTGGGGAAGGGACTGACTTCTCAAAACAAGTTTTAATTTGGGGTCTGAAGTATATAGAGGAAATTTTGGGAAGGGGTAAATGGTAAATTTGGAAACTAACGACTGCTGCCCTAAAACTCCTCTATAAAGGTCCCATTTCCTGGATTTTCAAAGGGGATTAGAACCTAAAAAGTTTAGACACGGCTGAAGAAATACACGTTGAGAGAGtctgaaaccaaaaaaaaaaatacaaaaaaaggggTCAGAGTTACTGTTCCATTGCAATTAGTGTTTTCATTTTTTTGGACTTTAGAAGCTAGATTGAAATTGCTCCTTCTTCTGAGTCACATGTGATTGAAGCTGTTTGATTGTTGATGTTTGCTACTGTTTTAGAGCCTTGCTGACACTTCTATTTCCTTTGCTGAAACTTGTGGCTATTTGTTCTTTCCAGGTATGTACATGAGCTGAAGTAATAAGAATGGATTTATGATCTGTTGACATGGAATGAAATTATTTTCTTCACTAGATTAAATGTTTCTTTTCTAGTGATAGTCAATACTATAAATATGATCCTGTTTCAGCTTGGATTTAGCACAGTCAACATGATATAGTGTAGGTGTTTGATTTAAGCATTTGAGTCGTACTAGCTTATTCGGGTGTTTAATAATTAGCTACTATTGATTGTAACTATTTGGGATTGCTTTTCAAACGATTGTTGGGTGTGGACTCATGAGGTGGTACCGTTGAACGTTTAACAGGTTTAGTTACTATTGAACATGTTAGTGGTCTGAATTAGTCTGTCCTTTATAAATTGTGCAGATGGTTAAATTTGTAGTTAATAGTGTTGTTCCTTTCATATGCAAAATTGCTCTGTTGAAACCAGGTTGAGATTGATCATTGAACCTGCATAATTTGGTTTTTTTAGTTATTCATTCCTATAATTATCTGTTTGTATGAGGTCTTGGTACATTTAATAAAGAATTTCAAATTCAGCTTCATGTCTTGTTTAACTGCAGCAATTGATTAAAATCATGATTAGCCATGATGTTTATAGTTGATGCCACTCATTTCATGTACAATTTTGGGTTTAACATGGGCATCCAACATacaaccggttaaaataggcccTTTGGGCCTGTTATGTTTTTGTCGCCCTTGGCCTACTCCTGAGCCCCTTCACGTCTGGCTTATCCGATTGGGCCTGGCATGCTTGAGGCTATAAGTCTTGCTGCTGGACTTAGCCTCTCCAAATAACCAAGCGGTCAATTTCAATTTAATGCCAGCCTATTAAGTATTGAGTTTAGTTGAATATTAGCTTTGAAATAAAATGCAAATTCCCATAGTCTTCTAGTCAATTAATCATCCCCTTTTGAATTTAGACTTGAGGTGTGCTATAAAAAAAATTAGATaacatggccctcacttaattgattttaactctttagaaatcgaggtgtgctatTATGttaaattttcatggccctcgcaaacttgaaagtgtgtATTTGCCTCAGGCgcgtattttaaataatattatcttcctaaactcgggtgcgcatttcatgtgacccaaatccaaatctcaaaacgttgaataaaatatgtttagggttgcgggtgtatttcatgtggcgcgattgtcacgacccaaattagGACCGTGACCGGCGCTCAGGAGCtagtgctcccaagtaagcctcatcggaaattttacagaaaatcggatagaatttcccctatttttggaccatgccaaaaaaaattctgtctcaaatcaacaactaaacatcctaatatcatacCAAACAATTGACAACTTGTCAGTTAACCAATACAAGTCTCCACCATAACTAAATCACCAACTAACCActagaaatactaatttatctccaactttgataaatgagaacaatactcaacataagactataataataaaagaatactcatgacactaaaataCTGACTATGGAGCAACTCTAAGAGTTCAATGGAAAgaccataacaataaataaaatctctgcccacgcgaacaagtgcgaggctcaccaagaattctcaacctgtgcgctctaattaacgagATCCTCGCCTGCGTAAGCTGTTGTCTCTGTAAAGAaattagcggggaatgagtcgctagctcagtgagtaataacacttaaccacaaccgttttaATTTGGgaacaagtcagaaaacatgctagtatctcaaacagataacatcaaaatgcccgtttagaaacaataaataattttcagtctcatcatacctttcttgtagtataatacaattaacagttcagtaataagctcggtaaccactgtataatatcaGTATTCACAtttttgggaggtttcaatgaacaGATCATGTATTTGGTATAATTGTGGACTTCTTTGCAAGAAGTCatatataacggtagtccctactcgagggaaatcgGTAATGGTATGCTAGTTTTACCTTTCTACTAGCGATGGCTATAACAGTAATCGgtaattacaaggtgcaccaggtctaacgaacccgccgttagctacgggatccttcaatgtGTACTCTCATTTATACTAGTCTCTGTAATCCGTATATACTCATAGAAACTATTCtaaaacaatatagggcatttTGGTTCTTATAAAATCATATAATTTCCtttcgataacagtaaattcaagcAACGGTCAAACAGATCTAGTGACAACGAAAATATTTAAAACCACGGTATTtatctcaaataactatttcggtatcatatcgagtaaaagacttgtcccacatgcaactcaaaatagtcggtaacatattcatattaaaaatcatgtgtaaatcatgcaagttatgaaaacacaaattgcggtaagattgCTACTCATAAtactcgtgccgaaataccaaatgcttcacctcgagcaattcgtacaaattcctccaatcaatctataattacataatatcaaTCTCATGTTAATTTCCTTGTTTAGGCTAATTCATAGCTAATTTAGAATACCCAATCATTGAGGTTCATGTTTGGATCTTAATTTGTGGATTTCTGTTTACCCTCATATGAGTAATTACTAATTTATCAACTCAAACCTATTCATATAATTTATTACTCCAAATTTCATAAAGTTCTATTGGTTATTTAGGAAGAAAATTCTCAATTGTGTGAATGAACTAGtgtaatttctattactctgtaGAATCTTCCAATCAAGAGAATCGAAATTAAAATCCACCAGAAGAAAAAGTTCAAGTAATACCCATAAGAGACAATTTGTGCTTAAGATTCCTCAACAGTTATAGCAATGGATCCAATACCCTGCACCTACTTCTTCctccttcttttctcttttccttctttcttcctctgctctttttcttttcgttttttttcGCTGTTTAGAAGCTTTTTGCTTCGTTTCCTTCAGAAGCAATTTGCTTCTAACCCTTTTCACCCTTTTATTGGCAGATGTGCCAATGGGCTTTGGCCCTTTGGtttaaattcttttctttttttttctttttttagttggccgattttctctttctttcttttttttaaaagaaaacttaaatTATTTACTAAATACCTCATATGACATCATTTAAAATACTGGGGTATTACACTCTTCCCACCTTATGAAATTCGGTCCCCGAATTTAACTCAAGTACGTACCTCTAGACTGAAACAAATGGGGATACTTCGCTTGCATATTTTTTCTACCTTCCAAGTAGCTTCTTCAACGGTATGATTTCTCCATAAACTTTAAAGAACACAATTTCTTTTGACCGTAGCTTTCTTATTTGCCTATCAACAATTGTCATtggctcctcctcgtaagacaTCTTTTCATCGAGCGGTATTGTCGGTGCTGCAATCACTTGAGATGAGTCTTATATACATTTTCTTAGCATTgagacatgaaacactggatgaataAAGGATAAATAAGGAGGAAGTGCTAAACGATAAGCCACCGCTCCCACTCAGTCTAGTATCTCATACGGTcctataaacctggggctcaacttgcctCTTTTCCCAAACCGCATTACACCTTTCATAGGGGAGACTCGTAGGAACACTTTGTCTTCAATTGTGAACACTAAATCTCCTTTTCTCTTATTATCATAAGACTTTTGTCTGCTTTGAGCAGCAATCAATCTCTGTCTGATCAACTGGACCTTGTCCATAGCTTCTCGTACTAGGTCGGGTCCCAATAAGTTAGTCTCGCCAGCTTCAAATCATCCGATAGGAGAATGACATCTTCTACTATACAATGCTTcgtacggtgccatttgaatgctcgactggaaggtattgttgtaagcaaattcagctAATGGTAGATAAGTGTCCCAACTacctccaaactcaagaatgcaagctctcaacatatcctccaagatctgaatagtacgtttagactgcccgtctgtctgtggatgaaatgcagtACTAAGATCTACTCGTGTATCTAATGCTTCTTGAAAAGATTTCCAAAAGC
Proteins encoded in this window:
- the LOC138875134 gene encoding uncharacterized protein, whose protein sequence is MDKVQLIRQRLIAAQSRQKSYDNKRKGDLVFTIEDKVFLRVSPMKGVMRFGKRAPTIPLDEKMSYEEEPMTIVDRQIRKLRSKEIVFFKVYGEIIPLKKLLGR